In Sediminispirochaeta bajacaliforniensis DSM 16054, the DNA window TATCGCCGAAGCAAATATGGTCGGTGTAGCATCGGGGCTTTCATCTATGGGCTTTATTCCCTTTGCTAACACCTTTGCCTCTTTTGCCGGACGCAGAGATTTTGATCAGTTTTTCCTCTCTGCCAATTATGCCGGACAGAACGTTAAACTTGTCGGTAGCGACCCCGGTGTTACCGCCCAATTTAACGGTGGGACCCATATGCCTTTTGAGGATATCGTGCTTATGCGTGCCATTCCCGGTCTTGTCCTCGTTGAGCCCTCGGATACCGTTTCCATGCATGCAATCACAAGGCTCCTTGCCGAACACAAAGGGTCGACATATATGCGGCTTCAAAGAAAGGGTGCGGTAACCCGGTATAAAGCCGATCAGAAGTTTGAGCTGGGAAAGGGAATCGTTCTCAGTGAAGGGGATGATGCGGCGATCTTCGCAAGTGGTATGGTGATGGTAAACGAGGCGGTAGAGGCGGCCAAGCTGCTGAAAGAAAAGGGCATTTCTGCTGCCGTGATTGATATCCATACTGTTAAGCCTCTTGATGCGGACCTCGTTTTGGAGATGGCCGAACATACCGGTGCCATTGTTACTGCCGAAAACGGCCAGCGCTCCGGAGGGCTCGGGGCCGCAGTTGCCGAGCTTATCGGTGAGAATATTCCCACCCCCGTGGTCAGGGTTGGGGTCAAAAACCTTTTTGGTGAGGTTGGTACTCTCGACTATTTGAAAAAGAGGTTTGAGCTTACTGCGGAAGATATTGTCGCTGCAGTGGAGCGGGCCCTCTTTCTAAAAAAGAAACATTAACCGCTTTGAGGAAGGCTCCGGTGGTCGGGAACGCAACTCCGACTCGGGGCCTTCCTTCTCTTCGCTTATTATTCCATATTTATATTCGGTAGGAGTGCAAACGTTTTCAGATTTTGATACGTCATGACGAATGCTTTTTTTCATAGTATCTCCTACCGGTGACCGAAATGAGTGGGGCTACAGCCTCACGTTTATTGAAATTATGCATTGACAATCAAAAAGAATGGAGGGATAATTTTAATGAAATGACAACGTTTGCAAATATCTTTATTGCTTGAAGTCGGGAGTCGAAAGAATGGAGAAGTTTTTTCTTGTTGCAGATGTGGGTAAGAAAGCA includes these proteins:
- a CDS encoding transketolase family protein yields the protein MKPFDEYKDMRAVYADTLVELAAENPNILVLEADLMAASGTKAFRDAYPDRLLNAGIAEANMVGVASGLSSMGFIPFANTFASFAGRRDFDQFFLSANYAGQNVKLVGSDPGVTAQFNGGTHMPFEDIVLMRAIPGLVLVEPSDTVSMHAITRLLAEHKGSTYMRLQRKGAVTRYKADQKFELGKGIVLSEGDDAAIFASGMVMVNEAVEAAKLLKEKGISAAVIDIHTVKPLDADLVLEMAEHTGAIVTAENGQRSGGLGAAVAELIGENIPTPVVRVGVKNLFGEVGTLDYLKKRFELTAEDIVAAVERALFLKKKH